In a single window of the Thermotoga sp. KOL6 genome:
- the murC gene encoding UDP-N-acetylmuramate--L-alanine ligase — protein sequence MKLHFVGIGGIGMSALALHEFLRGEKIYGSNIEETERTTYLKKLGIPIFIPHSDENWFDPDVVIKTPAVREDNPEIVRAKKEKVPVENRLSYFKLILERENKKEFAVTGTDGKTTTTAMIAYVLDYLNESPTVFLGGLMNTLEHGNYQRGNGPVVYELDESEETFSKFSPSYLIITNARGDHLENYGHSILRYKKAFEKISSQSELVITFAEDELTSHLGNVTFGVRKGMYTLEMRSASRSEQRAIVEKKGKRFLELKLKVPGFHNILNALAVVALFDTLGYDLSKVQEALEKFPGVYRRFSISFHDPEKNVYVIDDYAHTPEEIKNLLRTAKEIFENERIVVVFQPHRYSRLEREDGNFAKALQLADEIIVTEVYDAFEERKNGISGKIVWESLKSLGKETTFIEDLSNLEKTIPIKDNTVFLFVGAGDIVYFSKKFIESYQISKSSPSRVSGSKR from the coding sequence GTGAAGCTTCATTTTGTTGGTATTGGTGGAATTGGTATGAGTGCGCTTGCTTTGCATGAGTTCTTAAGAGGAGAAAAAATTTATGGTTCTAACATAGAAGAAACAGAAAGAACTACTTATCTAAAAAAGTTAGGAATTCCTATCTTTATACCACATTCCGATGAGAACTGGTTCGACCCAGACGTTGTGATAAAAACCCCCGCTGTCCGAGAAGACAATCCAGAGATAGTTCGTGCCAAGAAAGAAAAAGTACCTGTTGAAAACAGACTTTCTTATTTTAAATTGATTCTTGAACGCGAAAATAAAAAAGAATTCGCAGTCACAGGGACCGATGGAAAAACTACGACAACCGCTATGATCGCGTATGTTTTGGACTATCTGAATGAGTCTCCCACCGTTTTTCTTGGAGGCTTAATGAACACCTTGGAACACGGAAATTACCAACGGGGTAACGGTCCTGTGGTGTACGAACTCGATGAGAGTGAGGAAACTTTTTCAAAGTTTTCTCCGAGCTATTTAATCATAACCAATGCAAGAGGAGATCACCTTGAGAACTATGGGCATTCCATTTTGAGATACAAAAAGGCATTCGAGAAAATAAGTAGTCAATCAGAATTGGTAATCACCTTTGCAGAAGACGAACTCACTTCTCATTTGGGGAATGTAACATTCGGTGTTAGAAAAGGAATGTACACTTTGGAGATGAGAAGCGCTTCTCGTTCCGAACAACGAGCAATCGTTGAAAAGAAAGGGAAAAGGTTCCTCGAGTTGAAACTCAAGGTGCCAGGTTTCCACAACATTTTGAATGCTTTGGCGGTTGTGGCACTTTTTGATACTCTTGGATACGATCTGAGCAAAGTACAAGAAGCGTTGGAAAAATTCCCAGGAGTGTACAGAAGGTTCTCAATATCTTTCCATGATCCTGAGAAAAATGTGTACGTTATAGACGATTATGCCCACACCCCAGAGGAGATAAAGAACCTGCTGAGAACGGCAAAAGAAATTTTTGAAAATGAAAGAATTGTGGTTGTTTTCCAACCTCACCGTTACTCCCGTCTCGAAAGAGAAGACGGCAATTTTGCAAAAGCCCTTCAGTTGGCAGACGAGATCATCGTAACAGAAGTGTACGATGCCTTCGAAGAGAGAAAGAACGGCATTTCTGGTAAAATCGTATGGGAGTCATTGAAATCTTTGGGGAAAGAAACAACATTTATTGAGGATCTCTCGAATTTAGAAAAAACTATCCCCATAAAAGACAATACTGTCTTTCTTTTTGTTGGTGCTGGGGATATCGTGTACTTTTCGAAGAAATTCATAGAATCGTATCAGATCTCCAAGAGTTCGCCTTCGCGAGTTTCAGGATCAAAGAGGTAG
- the murG gene encoding undecaprenyldiphospho-muramoylpentapeptide beta-N-acetylglucosaminyltransferase — MIRIAAAGGGTGGHLYPLLAILETLSRMVETKILFFAVKGKIDERVVKKEHPEYETISLNIRGLLRPLYHPKNIWRTAKLMDAILKVRKKLKEFKPDVVILTGGYISGVVGLAAKSMKTSIYVHEQNVVPGLAVKTVAKYARKIFVSFEKTRSLLGEWKNKTLVTGCPVREPDNNEAVPLKDFILVLGGSLGSDKINQLMEEVYRKLPHMFFVHSTGSEEWSKKLSKFSNVAAYSYIENMSAFWKRAAMSISRAGASTIGEMLYYGVPGILIPWEDSAESHQLENALEAERLGYAVVIREKEVNAQKIVEAIDKVIKKGKIKKMKENPALIISKEILGEIR; from the coding sequence ATGATTCGAATCGCTGCCGCAGGTGGGGGGACCGGTGGACACCTCTATCCTCTACTCGCCATTCTCGAAACGCTCTCAAGAATGGTGGAAACAAAAATCTTGTTCTTCGCGGTAAAAGGAAAAATAGATGAAAGAGTTGTAAAAAAAGAACATCCAGAATACGAAACGATATCACTCAACATTCGGGGTCTTTTAAGACCTCTTTATCATCCAAAGAACATCTGGAGAACTGCAAAGTTGATGGATGCGATACTGAAAGTCAGAAAAAAATTGAAGGAGTTCAAACCTGATGTAGTGATACTTACGGGAGGATACATCTCTGGTGTTGTGGGCCTCGCTGCAAAGAGCATGAAAACCTCAATATACGTACACGAGCAGAACGTTGTTCCTGGTCTTGCAGTAAAGACAGTCGCCAAATACGCAAGGAAGATCTTTGTTTCCTTCGAAAAAACTCGAAGTCTATTAGGAGAATGGAAGAATAAAACCCTAGTCACGGGCTGTCCTGTACGAGAACCAGACAACAACGAAGCAGTTCCTTTGAAAGATTTCATTCTCGTCCTCGGAGGGAGCCTGGGAAGTGATAAAATAAACCAACTAATGGAAGAAGTTTATCGCAAGCTTCCCCACATGTTTTTCGTACACTCAACAGGATCTGAAGAATGGTCTAAAAAACTTTCTAAATTTTCGAATGTTGCTGCGTACAGCTACATAGAAAACATGTCGGCGTTTTGGAAAAGAGCTGCTATGTCCATATCTAGAGCGGGAGCAAGCACCATAGGAGAAATGCTGTACTACGGCGTTCCAGGTATTCTCATACCTTGGGAAGATTCAGCAGAATCTCACCAGCTCGAAAATGCCCTCGAAGCAGAAAGATTGGGATACGCTGTTGTTATAAGAGAGAAGGAAGTGAATGCTCAGAAAATAGTTGAGGCTATTGATAAAGTCATAAAAAAAGGTAAAATAAAGAAGATGAAAGAAAATCCTGCTTTAATCATATCGAAAGAAATATTGGGGGAGATACGGTGA
- a CDS encoding FtsW/RodA/SpoVE family cell cycle protein — MNEKSLAFFVIILLCVGFMALSSFEVVQDYIKPSNNSSVVLNHLIKLMFAIVFFIVFLYTDYRLLFSKHIIAGGYILSIALLIAVFFFPETETGAHRWIDLGVFSFQPSEVVKIYVILFLSWYVEKNQLFMKRFFRGFLKPILLISPFLILILLEPDFSTFVLIFLLVILTLYVAETRGVYVLSLFMIILIFFTYAYESGSLDKILKGYQIERLVSYLKGNVSEQVMKAVDAVRSGGIAGKGLMLGEEKLFVPVVTSDFVLAIVGEELGFIGLGVVLFSFYGLVHSLVKVVSKMQPIPAVKTFIAGFAIFIMLQVMVNVGVISGILPVTGVTLPLVSYGGSSLLSTMIGFGIVGNMILESGRE, encoded by the coding sequence TTGAACGAAAAATCTCTCGCTTTTTTCGTTATCATCCTGCTGTGCGTTGGTTTTATGGCTCTCAGTAGTTTCGAGGTGGTACAGGATTACATAAAACCTTCTAACAACTCTTCAGTTGTCCTCAATCACCTCATAAAGTTGATGTTTGCTATCGTTTTCTTCATCGTGTTCCTTTACACAGATTATAGGCTTCTTTTTTCGAAACATATAATAGCGGGAGGATACATTCTATCCATAGCGCTTTTGATCGCTGTCTTCTTCTTTCCGGAAACGGAAACAGGTGCTCACAGATGGATAGATCTTGGAGTTTTCTCTTTCCAACCTTCCGAGGTCGTCAAAATATATGTGATACTGTTCTTGTCATGGTACGTTGAAAAAAACCAACTTTTTATGAAACGATTTTTCAGAGGATTCTTGAAACCGATACTTCTCATTTCACCATTTCTTATTCTTATTCTCTTGGAACCAGATTTCAGTACCTTCGTTTTAATCTTTCTTCTCGTAATCCTCACATTGTACGTTGCCGAAACAAGGGGAGTATATGTTCTAAGTCTGTTCATGATTATCTTGATTTTCTTCACTTATGCGTACGAATCGGGTTCTTTAGACAAAATACTGAAGGGCTATCAGATCGAGAGACTTGTCTCTTACCTGAAAGGAAACGTTTCGGAGCAGGTAATGAAGGCAGTAGACGCAGTAAGAAGCGGTGGTATCGCAGGGAAAGGGTTGATGTTGGGTGAAGAGAAGCTTTTCGTACCGGTCGTGACCAGTGATTTTGTTCTAGCAATTGTTGGAGAAGAGCTCGGTTTTATCGGTTTGGGAGTGGTCCTCTTTTCATTTTATGGTTTGGTACACAGCCTTGTAAAGGTCGTCTCAAAAATGCAACCCATTCCGGCCGTCAAAACCTTCATAGCAGGTTTCGCGATTTTTATCATGTTGCAAGTGATGGTAAACGTCGGAGTAATCTCAGGGATACTCCCAGTAACTGGAGTTACACTGCCGTTAGTAAGTTATGGAGGAAGTTCCCTTCTTTCTACCATGATAGGGTTTGGAATAGTTGGAAATATGATACTGGAGAGTGGAAGGGAATGA
- the murD gene encoding UDP-N-acetylmuramoyl-L-alanine--D-glutamate ligase: MKIGFLGFGKSNRALLEYMLKKRNNSFFVSEAKELDNETKEYLRRRGVEFEDGGHTEKLLECDIVYISPGVKPVVDIVRDLHSRGVKISTELQFFLSSVDQKKVIGITGTNGKSTSVALTHHALSKRGLKVFLGGNFGIPAVEALEEDYDYYVLEMSSFQLFWSENPRVSKFLLLNVSEDHLDWHSSFKEYLSSKLKPAFFQESEDLFVYNKQIESLEDLSRVKSKKIPFWTQENFITEKEIVIQGEIHSVPENYPHQMRENILATAVLYKEMFDEIDSFLESLKDFRPLPHRMEYLGKLKGRHFYNDSKATSTHAVLGALSNFNEVVLIMCGIGKKENYSLFMEKVKNKLKYLITFGDISKDLEPFLENVPHSVVKDLEEAFEMALNVSKEGDVILFSPGGASFDMYENYAKRGEHFREIFKKWKEREDGF, from the coding sequence ATGAAGATTGGATTCCTGGGATTCGGAAAGAGTAACAGAGCCTTGTTAGAGTATATGTTGAAGAAAAGAAACAATAGTTTTTTTGTAAGCGAGGCAAAAGAGCTCGATAACGAAACGAAAGAGTATCTCAGGAGGCGCGGCGTCGAGTTCGAAGATGGAGGGCATACCGAAAAACTGCTCGAGTGCGATATTGTCTATATCAGCCCTGGCGTAAAGCCAGTAGTTGACATTGTGAGAGATTTACACTCTAGGGGAGTAAAGATATCAACAGAGTTACAGTTTTTTCTAAGCAGTGTAGATCAAAAAAAAGTGATAGGAATTACGGGAACGAACGGAAAAAGCACCTCAGTTGCCTTAACACACCATGCCCTTTCGAAGCGTGGTTTGAAAGTATTTCTCGGAGGCAACTTTGGAATACCAGCTGTGGAAGCTTTAGAAGAGGACTACGATTACTATGTTTTGGAGATGAGTAGTTTTCAACTCTTTTGGTCCGAAAATCCACGAGTTTCCAAATTTCTTCTTTTGAACGTGTCTGAGGATCATTTAGACTGGCATTCATCCTTCAAGGAGTATCTTTCCTCAAAACTGAAACCAGCGTTTTTTCAAGAAAGTGAGGATCTATTCGTTTACAACAAACAAATCGAATCTCTTGAAGATCTTTCACGTGTGAAATCAAAGAAAATTCCATTCTGGACACAAGAGAATTTCATAACCGAAAAAGAGATCGTCATTCAAGGAGAGATCCATTCTGTCCCTGAAAACTATCCACATCAAATGAGAGAAAACATTCTCGCAACTGCTGTTTTGTACAAGGAAATGTTCGATGAAATAGATTCGTTTTTGGAATCTCTCAAGGATTTTCGACCTCTACCCCACAGGATGGAATATCTCGGAAAGTTGAAGGGAAGGCATTTCTACAACGATTCGAAGGCAACGTCCACTCATGCTGTTTTGGGAGCTCTTTCCAATTTCAACGAGGTTGTCTTGATAATGTGCGGTATTGGGAAGAAGGAGAACTATTCTCTTTTCATGGAAAAAGTAAAGAACAAATTGAAATACTTGATAACGTTTGGAGATATTTCGAAAGATCTCGAACCATTTTTGGAAAATGTTCCACATAGCGTGGTGAAAGATTTAGAAGAAGCCTTCGAAATGGCATTGAATGTTTCCAAGGAAGGTGATGTGATTCTCTTCAGTCCAGGTGGTGCAAGTTTCGATATGTACGAGAATTACGCAAAAAGAGGAGAACATTTCAGAGAGATTTTCAAAAAGTGGAAAGAAAGGGAGGATGGATTTTGA
- the mraY gene encoding phospho-N-acetylmuramoyl-pentapeptide-transferase yields the protein MIAAIFLMNLLLYPLLIKLLERRKIGQHIRKEGPDLHGYKEGTPTMGGILFVLVAFLSGLLTKNSWINLFGMMCFFFIGFLDDILSVVKRNSTGLKALQKALLQILVASLLIYLVNPETKIDLFGIEVELGAWYYLLALIVIVGSSNAMNLTDGLDGLAGWIFVSGSVPYWFFLKERGYSEDILITLCAGVLAFLVFNSKPARIFMGDTGSITLGGIVGLISVLTKTEFYLLLFFSIPVVETLSVILQVGSYKIFKRRVFKMSPLHHHFEILGWKEEKIVSVFTAFNLIFSLIALEIFGVIR from the coding sequence ATGATAGCAGCAATCTTTCTGATGAATCTCCTTCTATATCCTCTTCTGATAAAACTGCTCGAAAGAAGAAAGATAGGACAGCACATAAGAAAAGAAGGACCAGATCTTCATGGATATAAAGAAGGGACCCCCACTATGGGTGGAATACTCTTTGTTTTGGTCGCTTTTCTGAGCGGTTTATTAACTAAAAACAGTTGGATAAATCTATTTGGAATGATGTGTTTCTTCTTTATAGGTTTTCTGGACGATATCCTCAGCGTTGTAAAAAGAAATTCCACAGGTTTGAAAGCTTTACAGAAAGCGCTTCTTCAGATTCTCGTTGCCTCCCTTTTGATCTATCTAGTGAATCCTGAAACAAAGATTGATCTATTCGGTATAGAAGTTGAGTTGGGTGCTTGGTATTATCTTCTAGCTTTGATAGTGATCGTAGGAAGCTCGAATGCAATGAATTTGACAGATGGACTGGATGGGCTCGCAGGATGGATCTTTGTCAGCGGAAGTGTTCCATACTGGTTTTTTCTCAAAGAAAGAGGATACTCTGAGGATATTCTGATCACTCTCTGTGCTGGTGTTCTTGCATTTCTCGTTTTCAATTCCAAACCTGCTAGGATTTTCATGGGTGATACGGGTTCTATCACTCTCGGAGGAATTGTAGGACTTATTTCTGTTCTCACAAAAACAGAATTCTATCTTCTTCTTTTCTTCTCTATTCCGGTCGTTGAAACTCTGAGCGTTATCCTCCAAGTTGGATCGTACAAGATATTCAAAAGAAGAGTGTTCAAAATGTCTCCTCTTCACCATCATTTTGAGATCTTGGGGTGGAAAGAAGAAAAAATCGTTTCTGTTTTTACTGCTTTCAATCTAATATTCTCTTTGATAGCTTTGGAGATTTTCGGGGTGATAAGATGA
- the murF gene encoding UDP-N-acetylmuramoyl-tripeptide--D-alanyl-D-alanine ligase — MKELIGKRFVLNSKEVKEGDVFVAVKGKKFDGHDFISEAIENGAYAVISEKPIRSDRVILVDNVVETLAELAQEKLDQYPNKTIVGITGSNGKTTTKEFLFHLLKEKRKVFKTPGNMNTEYGVPLAILNEYNGEEVLILEMAANKKGDIAHLCKIAPPDVPVLLNVGSAHLEFFGNRENIMETKLEIVRYSKEDAVAVTLFDDHELKERVSSYRKALFFGTNGGDVILKDWWYHEKSTIAEYEAFDSLFTIKLPGYWNRGQLLNLAASLCVLELLNDDVSILDLTTLKPVTGRFNVREIQGIWIIDDTYNASLESFQIAIESLLKFSGNKFAVVGSMKELGEKSKELHEELGKLLDHLNGVYVFLTEPEAKWIKTKKKILETENPDEIASDLVTRVKKGDVVLFKASRAVGIEKVLSSFERELGNL, encoded by the coding sequence ATGAAGGAATTGATAGGAAAAAGATTTGTCCTGAATTCCAAAGAAGTGAAAGAAGGAGATGTCTTTGTTGCTGTGAAAGGTAAAAAATTCGATGGTCACGATTTCATAAGCGAAGCCATCGAAAATGGGGCCTATGCGGTGATCTCAGAAAAGCCAATCCGATCCGACAGAGTCATACTCGTAGATAATGTTGTTGAAACTCTGGCAGAACTCGCTCAAGAGAAACTAGATCAATATCCCAACAAAACAATAGTGGGAATAACTGGTTCCAACGGTAAAACAACGACCAAGGAATTTCTTTTTCATCTTTTGAAAGAGAAGAGAAAAGTATTCAAAACACCAGGAAACATGAACACAGAATATGGAGTACCCTTGGCCATTTTGAACGAGTACAATGGGGAAGAAGTTTTGATATTGGAGATGGCCGCAAACAAAAAAGGTGATATCGCTCATCTTTGTAAAATAGCACCCCCTGATGTTCCCGTTCTTTTAAACGTAGGAAGTGCCCATTTAGAATTCTTTGGAAATAGAGAAAACATCATGGAAACAAAACTTGAAATAGTAAGGTACTCAAAGGAAGATGCTGTCGCTGTTACTCTGTTCGACGATCACGAATTGAAGGAAAGAGTGTCTTCTTATAGAAAAGCTTTATTCTTTGGTACCAACGGTGGTGATGTCATTCTGAAAGATTGGTGGTATCACGAAAAATCAACGATTGCGGAGTACGAAGCTTTTGATTCTCTGTTTACAATAAAACTACCTGGATATTGGAACAGAGGTCAACTACTCAATTTGGCAGCCTCTCTTTGCGTATTAGAACTGCTGAACGATGATGTGAGTATATTGGATCTTACAACCCTGAAACCCGTGACGGGAAGATTCAATGTAAGAGAAATACAAGGTATATGGATTATTGATGATACCTACAACGCGAGTCTTGAATCCTTCCAAATAGCAATAGAATCTCTTCTAAAATTTTCAGGAAACAAATTTGCGGTTGTAGGTTCAATGAAAGAATTAGGAGAAAAGTCAAAAGAACTACACGAAGAACTCGGAAAGTTGTTGGATCATTTGAACGGCGTTTACGTGTTCCTCACAGAACCTGAAGCAAAGTGGATAAAGACGAAAAAGAAAATCCTTGAAACGGAGAATCCAGATGAGATAGCCAGTGATCTTGTTACCAGAGTGAAAAAGGGAGATGTGGTACTTTTTAAGGCATCCAGAGCTGTGGGAATCGAGAAAGTGTTGAGCTCCTTTGAAAGGGAGCTGGGGAATTTATGA
- a CDS encoding UDP-N-acetylmuramoyl-L-alanyl-D-glutamate--2,6-diaminopimelate ligase: protein MTIATIASSLKDLILKVNSPLNLEISGISNHTSKVKKGDLFICRKGEKFDSHEIIPEVIEKGAIAVAIEREIDVNIPYILVYDSKYFEAKLASLFFGDPWKETLTLGVTGTNGKTTTTLMIYHMLSSLGVKGSVLTTAVKNILGKTYYDDMTTPDAISILSAMKESKDKGGEFFALEVSSHALDQKRVEGVKFDVGIFTNISRDHLDYHGTFENYLKAKLHLFDLLKEDGFAVLHESVSEAFQKKVRKVVFGTSRNCDYRIGNIEVNWEGTSFILETPDGLLKGFTRAIGDFNAYNAAAAIAALHQLGFDAKDLVETLESFTGVEGRFEVVKVGKKIGINVIVDFAHSPDALEKLLKNARKISHGRIILVFGAGGNSDRGKRPMMSKIASKLADVVILTTDDPRGEDPEQIMEDLIRGIDKHKPYLVLFDRREAIETALTIANRGDCVIVAGRGHERYQIISDDKKIPFKDKEVIEEIVKGKLKGRKYAQ, encoded by the coding sequence ATGACCATAGCAACGATCGCCTCGAGTTTAAAAGATCTTATTCTGAAAGTAAACTCTCCCTTGAACTTGGAGATATCGGGTATTTCCAATCACACTTCCAAAGTCAAAAAAGGAGATCTGTTCATCTGTAGAAAAGGTGAAAAATTCGATTCTCACGAGATAATACCTGAAGTGATAGAAAAAGGCGCGATTGCTGTTGCTATCGAACGCGAAATCGATGTGAATATACCTTACATTTTAGTTTACGACTCAAAATACTTCGAAGCAAAGCTAGCAAGTCTTTTCTTTGGAGATCCTTGGAAAGAAACACTAACCTTGGGTGTCACAGGGACCAACGGAAAAACCACTACAACACTTATGATATACCACATGCTCTCTTCCCTGGGAGTAAAAGGCAGTGTCCTTACTACAGCTGTAAAGAACATCCTCGGCAAGACATACTACGATGACATGACCACCCCTGATGCCATAAGTATCCTTTCAGCCATGAAAGAAAGCAAAGATAAAGGAGGAGAATTTTTCGCTTTAGAGGTTTCTTCTCATGCCCTCGATCAAAAAAGAGTTGAAGGCGTAAAATTCGATGTGGGAATTTTTACAAACATTTCACGAGACCACTTAGATTATCATGGAACGTTTGAGAACTATCTCAAAGCTAAACTTCACTTGTTCGATCTTCTCAAAGAAGATGGATTTGCTGTTCTACACGAGTCTGTTTCCGAGGCTTTTCAAAAGAAAGTGAGAAAAGTGGTATTTGGAACTTCGAGAAACTGCGATTACAGAATCGGAAATATTGAAGTGAACTGGGAAGGAACTTCTTTCATTTTAGAGACACCGGATGGACTTTTGAAAGGTTTCACAAGAGCTATAGGGGACTTCAATGCTTACAATGCCGCCGCAGCTATAGCTGCTCTTCATCAGTTAGGATTTGATGCGAAAGATCTTGTTGAAACTCTCGAAAGTTTCACAGGTGTTGAGGGAAGATTCGAAGTAGTCAAAGTGGGCAAAAAGATAGGAATCAACGTTATAGTAGATTTTGCACACTCTCCAGATGCGTTGGAAAAACTCCTCAAAAACGCTAGAAAGATTTCTCACGGGAGGATTATTCTAGTCTTTGGTGCGGGCGGCAACAGTGATAGAGGAAAACGTCCTATGATGTCCAAGATAGCCTCTAAACTCGCTGACGTGGTGATCCTCACAACAGACGATCCAAGAGGAGAAGATCCAGAACAAATAATGGAGGACCTGATAAGAGGAATTGATAAGCACAAACCTTATTTGGTATTGTTCGACAGAAGAGAAGCAATAGAAACAGCTCTCACCATAGCCAACAGAGGAGATTGTGTGATCGTGGCAGGACGGGGTCATGAAAGGTACCAGATAATAAGCGATGATAAAAAGATTCCGTTCAAAGACAAAGAAGTAATCGAAGAAATTGTGAAAGGAAAACTGAAGGGGAGGAAATACGCTCAATGA